GTCGGGGGCGGCCGGATGTCCGGGCAGGCGCTGCTGCGGCTGGTGATGACCACCATCGGCGTGGCACTCGTGGTGGCGATCCTGCTGCCCGCCGCCTCGGTCGGGAACGTGGTCTCCGAGTACGACGCGCGGACGTCGGCGAACAAGGAGGTCACCGACCCGCGGCCGGGCGTGGATCCGCTCTACTCCTACGGCTGGTACACCGAGCTGGACGACGACTACCTCGCCACGCACGTGATCGCGGCGAGCGGGCCGAGTTCGCCGGTGCCGCCCGGTCTCGACCGGATCCCGGCGCCGGGGGAGTTGTTCGTCTCGCCCGCGGCGGCCGAACTGCTCGCCGGGCCGAAGGGCGATTCGCTGCGGGCGCGGGTGCCCGGCACGGTCGTCGGGGAGATCGGGAAGGCGGGCCTCTCCGACGCGGGTGACCTCAAGTTCTACCTCGGCGCCACGGTGGAACGGCTCAGCCAGACCGACGGCGTCGAGCAGGTCACCGGGTTCGGGGTGCCCGCCGACGGGTTCATGCTCGACGCGACCACCGCGTTGCTGCTGGCGCCGATCGTGGTGGCGCTGCTGCTGCCGCTGCTGATCTTTGTCACCACCGCGTCCCGGATGGGCGCCGCGCAACGCGAACGCCGCCTCGCCGCGCTGCGGCTGCTCGGCGTGGACGCGCGGCAGGTGCGCCGGATCGCCGCGGCCGAGTCGCTGCTCGGCGCGATCGCCGGGCTCGTGGTCGGCACCGCGTTGTTCGCCGCGCTGCGCCCGCTGATCGGGCAGCTCGACCTGTTCGGGATGAAGCTGTTCCCGGAGGACTTCGTGCCGTCGTGGCCGCTGGCGGTGGCGATCGCGCTGCTGGTGCCCGGCCTCGCCGTCGGCGCGGCGATCTTCGGCCTGCGCCGGACCATCGTCGAGCCGCTGGGCGTGGTGCGGCAGAGCAAGCCGATCAAGCGCCGGATGTGGTGGCGCTGGACGATCACCGGACTGGGTGCGCTGCTGATGGTGCTCACCCTGTTCGCCGAGGAGCGGGACAACAGCGACGCGGTGGGCATGGCGTTGAGCGTGGGCAGCGGGCTGCTGCTGATCGGCGTGGCCGCCCTGCTGCCGTGGGCGGTGGAGAAGGTGGTGCGCGGGCTGCGCGGTGGTACGCCGTCGCTGCAGTTCGCGGTGCGGCGGCTGCAGATGGACGGGGGGACGGCGAGCCGGGTGGTGTCCGGGCTCGTGGTCGTGCTGGCCGGCACCATCCTGGTCCAGACCCTGCTGGTCTCGCTCACCGCCGGGGACAACGAGAACTACGGCTGGCAGCCACCGCAGGCGCAGGCCGCCGAGATCTGGACGGACGGCGCGCACGCGGACGAGGTGCGGCAGCGGCTGGCCGGGGTGCCGGGACTGACCGGGGTGCACGAGGTCACTCAGACGAGCCTGCGGCAGCCGGGTTCGGAGAGGCACGGGACCAGCGTGGAGATCGGGAACTGCGCCGCGCTGCGGACCATGGCGAACCTGCCATCGTGCGAGGACGGCGACGTGTTCGCCGTCGGTGTTCCGGAGAGCTCGTCGCAGCCGTCGCGCGCGGTGCCGACCGGGGAGCTGCAGTTCGTCGAGTACCAGAACGGCGATCCGCAACCGGGTCCGATGTGGACGGTTCCGGCGCAGATCCGGACGGTGCCCGGCGATCAGGCCGTCCGGACGGCCTCGGGCAACCTGCTGATCACCCCGGGCGCGCTCGGTTCGGTGGTGCCGCCGGGCGGCTCGATCACCTTCTCCGTGTCGGGGCCGGGTGACACCAACGCGGTGATCGACCGGGCCGCGGCCGCGCTCAGCCCGCTGGCCTGGGACGTCAACGTGCGGGCGGTGCAGCAGCCGTCCACCATGAGCGCCCAGCTCGACCAGCGCACTGGCACCTTCCGCGCCGCGTTGATGGCGGCGTCGGCGTTCGTGCTCTCGGTGGCGGCGCTGAGCCTGCTGATGCTGTCCATCGAGCAGATCGTCGAGCGGCGGCGGCCGCTGGCGGCGCTGTCGGCCTCGGGCGTGCCGCTGTCCGTGCTGGCCCGTGGTTCGCTGTGGCAGAACGCGATCCCGGTGCTGGTCGGGGTGGGACTGGCGATCGTGGCCGGGCTCGGGCTGACCGTGCCGACGCTGCGGTACGTCGGCCTGCCGTTCACGCTCGACGTGGGGCTGCTCGCCACTATGGCGGGCGCGGCGGTGCTGGCCGTGCTGGTCACCACGGCGCTGACCTGGCCGCTGCTGCGGCAGGTGACCAGGCTGGACGGCCTGCGCGCGGAGTAGGGGAGCGGTTCGGCATCGGGAAATCCCCCGATGCCGAACCGAAACCGTTCCGAGGAGTGACCCGAGTGGCCCTCACCCGTTGATGACGGTAGGACAACAAGCGTTTGTCCGGTGCTGTTGAACAGGTGGAGGTCGTTGGATGCGGGCCAGAACCGGCCTGGCGCTACCGCTGGTGTTCGCGGGCGCGCTGCTCGTGGCTCCGACGGCGGTTGCCCAGAACGACGTGCCCGCGGATCCCGGTGATCTGCGCGTGGAGGCCGGGGTGGCGCCGGGCACCGGGCCGGGGGATCCGCGGCCGGGTGAGGCGTTCGCCGATCCCAAGGTCGCCGATCTCCAGCGCACCGCCGGTGACGTGCAACGGGAACTCGGCGAGCTGGCCGGGCGGATCGAGACCGCCGAAGCCGAACTCGGCACCGCCACGGCGCAACTGCAGCACGCCACCGCCGAGCGGTTGGAGGCCGAGGCGCAGTTGAACGCCGTGCGCGGGGAGGCCGACGAGTTCACCAGGTCGGTGTTCACCTCGCTGGGGCGGCCCGACAACGTCCGGTTGTTGTTCAGCGCCACCAACGCCAGCGATCTGCTCAACGGCAAGTCCATGGTGGACCACCTGCGTGAGGACTAGGACGCCCGGCTCAACAGCGCGCTGGACCGCCAGCGCAGGGCGGTCGACGCGGAGGGCGCCGCGGCCGGTGCGGAGAAGACGGCCGCCGAGCGCAAGGCCGAATTGGACAGTCGCAACGGGGACGCCACCAACCGCGCGGACGCGATCAGCTCGGAGCTGCGCGGCCCGATCGAGGACGCCAACGCCGCGGTCGTCGAGCAGCAGCGGGCGCAGCGGGACCGGAACTCGCAGACCGCGTCGAACTGGAAGGCCTACACCGATCGGCTGGCGGCCGCCGGGATCAAGCCGCCGTCGGCCGCGGCGCTGGCCGATCCGGCGAAGCTGCCTGCCGGGCTGCGGCCGCTGGCCGGTTCCGGCGGGCCGCAGGCGGGTGTTGCGGAGTCCAGTGTGGACGGTCAGCGGATTCTGGTGCTGCCGGAGGAGACCATCGACGCGGTGACCGCGGGCATCGGTGCGCTCGGCAAGCCGTACGTGCCGAAGGACGGCGGTGAGGGGCCGGTGGCGTACTCGTGCGACGGCCTGGTGCGCTCGGTGTTCTCCGGTGCCGGGTTGCCGCTGTCGGGTTCGGCGGGGGAGCAGCTGGCGGCGGGGAAGCCGGTGCCGCTCGCTGACGCCCAGCCGGGCGACCTGGTGTTCATCGGGCCCGCGAAGTACGGGGTGCAGTCGGTCGGGGTGGTGCTGGACAGCCGCACCATGCTCGCCGCGGACGCCAGGCTGGCCGGGGTGGTGGTCGCCGACATGCCCGCCGGGGACAGCGTGCTGGGCGTGGTCCGGCCCGCGCTGGGGACGCGTGAGCCCGCTCCGGTGCCGCAGCGCGCTTCGGGGGAACTGACCTGGCGGTGTGGCGGCGTCGAGCTGCCGCCCGCCGCGCCGGGTACCGACCAGGCCGCCGGGGCCTGGGGCGGATTCCCGAACGGCCTGATCCCGGCTGGCGCGCTGTGCCCCATCGGCATCGGCTCGCACGTGCTCCGTTGTGACGCCGCGCAGACCTTCGCCGCGCTCTCGGAGGCCTTCGCGGGCACGTTCCGGCGGCCGTTGTGCGTCACGGACTCGTACCGCACCTTCGCCGGTCAGGTGGACCTGTACCGCCGGAAACCCTCACTGGCCGCCGTTCCCGGCACCAGCAACCACGGCTGGGGGCTCGCGGTGGACATGTGCGGTGGCGTGCAGTCGTTCGGCACGCCGGAGTACGGCTGGCTGGCCGCGAACGCGCGCTCGTACGGCTGGGTCAACCCCGGCTGGGCCCAGCCGGGGCGGGGCCGGGAAGAACCGTGGCACTGGGAGTTCGTCGGCCGGTAGCCGTCGTCAGTCGCGGATGGAGCTGTCCCACCGCCACGACTCCAGCCGAGGGCGGCCCGCCAACTCACCGCGGCCGGTGGCCCACAACAGGGTCGCCCAGCGCGGGGTGCCGGTCGGGGCGTCCGGGAACAGGCGACGCAGGGTGCGGTCGCAGAGGTCCTCGGGCGGGGTCCACGGCAGGCCGAGGCCCGCGGCCAGGTCGTGCGTGTGCACCAGCACCTCCACCACGCCCATCGCCGCCGCGCCCGCGGCGTCGGCGGTGCCGAGGGAGTGGAAGCAGCGCGCGGTCGGCGGGGCCGTGCGCACCATCGCGGCCAGCAGCGCGCCGCACGTCTCGAGTACCTGCAGCAGGCCGTCCGGTCCGGCCGAGCGATCGGCGAAGACCACACCGTCCGGCGCTTCCGGACGACGGCGGATCATTTCGTACGGCACGTAGCGGTCCACCGGGGGACGGCGCAGGCCGAGCTGGGCGGCATAGGCGAACAGGTCGTCGGCCAGGTGCTCGGCGGTTTCCCAGCAGGTCCACGTCAGGGTCCCGGCGGGGTTTTCCCACTTCTCCGGCGCGGCCTCGCCGAGCGTCGCCAAAGCAAGTCCGACAGCCGTTTCCACATCTTCCGCACCAGCCACAAAGGCAGCGTAGTGAGCCATCTCATCCCAGCGATTTCCGGCCGGGCTGTGAGCGGGTGAGCGATCGCCACGCGGTAGGCAGGGCTCGGCGGATGGAGCCGGTGATCAGCGTCACGCCGGTTCGCCTCGACGAGCGGTCGATCCCATCGGGTGAGCGGTTCTCTCATCGCAGAGTAGTGAACTGTTGCGCTGGTCACACCGATCGTGTCCCTGCTGGTCCATCTGGTGATTCCTATCGCTACTGAGAGTTTTTGCCGTGACGATGGTGGACGCGCAGGCCCCTATTTCGTAACCTGGCCGAGATCTCGTGGCCGGTAGCCGTCGCACAAGGGATGGCGACACGAGATTGCCGCCGTAGCAGCTTTGTCGGGGAGCTGAACCGGAAATACTGCGTGCTCTGCTGCCCTGCCTGGTGCGGTGGCTGACGGGTGCGTGGTTGCCAGACACCGGCCGGAACGGGTGCTGTGTCCGCCCACCGGCCAGTGACGAGGGCCCCCGACCTCGTCGCGCAGGTGTCCCGGTGAGGCGGCCGAACGCAAAGGAGACACGCGCGACGTGCAGTCGCATCCGGTAAAGCGCGTGGTTTCAGGCGCTCTGGCAGCCACCGCCGTGATCGCGGCCGTGACGCTGGCCCAGGCTCCCGCCACCGCCACCCCCATCCTCGCCCCCCAGCAACCCCCGAGCAGCGAGTCCGAGGCGCTCAAGAAGTACCGCGAACTCGCCGAGCAGGCCGAGAAGCTCAACGAGGACCACCTCAACGCCATCGAGGACGAGAAGGCCAAGCAGGGCGAACTCGACAAGGCGAACCAGGACCTCGAAGCGGCCAAGCAGACCGAGAGCACGGCCAGCGCCGACATCGAGCGCTACCGGGTCGACGTGGACAAGTTCGCCGGCGCGTCGTTCACCAGCGGCGCCCAGCTGAACAAGATGTCCGCGCTGCTGACCGGCAACTCGGCCCAGGACTTCCTGGACCGCTCGTCCGCGCTGGACGTGCTGGCCACCGACCAGAACAACGTGCTGCAGGGTTACGCCGGCTCGCTCAAGCAGGCCGCCGACGCCCGGCAGCTGGCCACCGACGCGCAGGGCCGGGCCCAGGCCGCCAAGGACGAGGCCTCCCGGCTCAAGTCGGACATCGAGCAGCGCAAGAAGTCGCTCGAGGACCAGAAGGACAAGCTCGAGGACGCCTACGGCAACCTCAGCGACGGTGACAAGGCCGCGCAGAAGGACACCGGCGAAGACGTCGGCCCGATCAAGGCCCCCGGTGCCGCCGCCCAGACCGCGGTCGACGCGGCCATGGGCAAGCGCGGCAAGCCCTACTCCTGGGGTGCCACCGGCCCGAACTCCTTCGACTGCTCCGGCCTGACCGGCTGGGCCTACAAGCAGGCCGGGATCAGCCTCCCGCGCACCTCGAAGGCCCAGTCGACCTTCGGCAAGTCGATCCCGCGGGATCAGCTCCAGCCGGGTGACCTGGTGTTCTACAACTCGCCGGTCTCGCACGTCGGCATCTACATCGGCGGCGGCAACATGGTGCACGCCCCGACCACGGGTGACGTGGTCAAGGTTTCGCCGCTGCAGAAGAACTACGTGGGTGCCCGCCGCGTCGCCTGACGCGCACCGGACAGCCACACCGAAGGCCGCCTTCCTCCCGGGGAAGGCGGCCTTCGTGCTTCCCGCTAGCCTCGCCTGGTGCGCCGAACGCTCTTGCTCACCAACGACTTCCCGCCCCGCCACGGCGGCATCCAGGCCTACCTGCACTCGCTGGCGAAGCTGGTGCCCGCGGATGATCTGGTGGTCTACGCACCGGCGTGGCGCGGTGACGCGGAGTTCGACGCGGCCGCCCCGTTCGAGGTGGTGCGGCACCCGACGTCGCTGATGCTGCCGACCCCCGGGGTGCTGCGCCGGGCGAAGCAGATCATGCGGGCGCGCGAGTGCGAGGCGGTCTGGTTCGGCGCGGCGGCGCCGCTCGCGCTGCTCGGCCACCCGCTGCGCGCGGCCGGGGCGCAGCGCGTGCTGGCCAGCACACACGGGCACGAGGTCGGCTGGTCGATGCTGCCCGCCGCGCGGCAGGCGCTGCGGCGGATCGGGGACACCGCCGACGTGGTCACCTTCGTCAGCGAGTACACCCGCAACCGGTTCGCCGCCGCGTTCGGGCCGATGGCCGGGCTGGAGCACCTGCCGTCCGGTGTGGACCCCGAGCTGTTCCGCCCGGATCCGGTCGCCCGCGAGTCGATCCGCAAGCGCTACGGGCTCGGTGACCGGCCGACCGTGGTGTGCGTGTCGAGGCTGGTGCCCCGCAAGGGACAGGACATGCTCGTGCTCGCCATGCTGGAGCTGCGCAAGCGCGTGCCGGACGTGGCCCTGCTGCTGGTCGGCGGCGGCCCGTACCGCGCGAAGCTGGCCGGGCTGGTGGACTCGCTCGACCTCGGCGACGACGTGGTGCTCACCGGTTCGGTGCCGTGGGAGGAACTGCCCGCGCACTACACCGCCGGTGACGTGTTCGCCATGCCCGCGCGAACCCGCGGCAAGGGCCTCGACGTGGAGGGCCTCGGCATCGTCTACCTGGAGGCGTCGGCGACCGGCTTGCCCGTGGTCGCCGGGCGCTCGGGTGGCGCGCCGGAAACCGTGCTCGACGAGGTGACCGGGCACGTGGTCGACGGCCGTGACCTGATGCAGCTGGTGGAAACGCTCGCCGCGCTGCTGAACGACCCGGCCCGCGCCCGCCGCATGGGTGAGGCCGGCCGGGAGTGGGTCAGCCGCAGCTGGCGCTGGGACGTGCTGGCGAAGCGGCTGGAGACCATGCTCGCCGGTGACCCGATCGCCGCTATCCGCTGACCGCGAGTTCGAGCGCGGCCAGGCGGCGTGGCGAGGCGATGACCTCGTAACCGGCGATGCGGTCACCGTCGAAGGTGAAGGTGAGCACGAGCGCCAGCCGTCCGGCCGGGGCCACCACCACCCCGATCTCGCCGTTCACCAGAGCCACTTCGGCCAGGTGCGCGCGTCGCCCGAACACCAGCACGCCTTCGGCGACGGCCTTGGCGCCGCGCACCTCGGCCGGCACGCCCGGCGGGAGGGCGCCGGGGTCGGCGCGGCGGATGGCGTCGGGTGCGAGCACGGTGAGCAGCGCGTCGAGATCGCCGTCGCGCGAGGCGCTCAGGAAGGCCTCGACGATCTTCCGCCGCGCGGCCAGTTCACCGGCGGGTGCCGCCGGGTTCCCGCGCAGCCGTTGCCTGGCCCGGCTGGCGAGCTTCTTCGCCGTCACCGGGCTCCGGTCCACGATCGGCGCGATCCGGTCGAACGGCACGGCGAACAGATCGTGCAGCACAAAGGCGATCCGCTCGGCCGGGGTGAGCGTGTCGAGCACGACGAGCAGCGCGCGGCCGACCGAATCGGCCAGCACCGCCTCGGTTTCCGGGTCCTCGCGCGCCCAGCCGGGCTCCGGCAGGTCGTCGAGCGGTTCCTCGCGGCGGGCCTTGCGCGCCCGCAGCATGTCCAGGCAGATGCGGGAAACCACGGTGTGCAGCCAACCCCCGAGGTTGTCGATCGCACCCTCGAGGCGGTTCAGCCGCAGCCAGGCCTCCTGCACCGCGTCCTCGGCCTCGGCGACGGAACCCAGCATCCGGTAGGCGACCGCGCGCAGGTGCGCGCGATGCGCTTCGAAGTCGTCCACTTCGTTCTGACGATCCGGCGGCGGCGAAGGTGACACGGTCAGGTCCGCTCGATCAGCGCCGGGTGCTTCGGGTCGTCCATGCGGACCACCACGTCGGCGAACTCGCCGGGGGCGACCTCGGTGTCGTAACGCTCGAAGGCGGGCAGCGCCCAGTGCTCTTCGGGTGGCAGGCGGCGGGTCAGCGCGCCGGGGGAGAGCAGGAGGTGCGCGGTGAAGTCGAACGGCAGGCCGTGCCCGAGCAGCAGTTCGCCGTCCACCAGCACCACGGCGCCGGGCAGCAGCGGGACGCGGTCGAGCCTGGTGGCGCGGTCGCGTTCGGCGTCCCAGAGCGCGGGCAGCGCGAGGCCGGTGCCGCCGGGACCGGCCGGGTCGAGCACCTCACGACGCAGGGCGCCGACGTCGAGCCAGTCGTCGTAGCGGGCGTCGGGATCGCGCTTGCCGCGTTCGAAGCGCAACGACGCCGCCCGCAGGAAGTCCTTTGTGGACACGCGAAGCGCCTGTTTGCCATGCGGGCGAAGCAGTTCGGCCACGGCGTCGGCGAGCACGCCGGGTGCTTCACCGGCGCCGTCGAAGGCGACCCTGGTGATCGGGCCGTCCACGATCCGCTCGGTGATCTCGCGGGCGAGCACGTCGGGGGAGATCGGGCGGTACCGGCGCTCAGGCAATGGAGGCACCTCGCAGCACCACGTCCACGATCTCGCGCACGAACCCCGGCCGCGGTGCTTCCTGCCGGATCAGCGCGCGCATCCAGAGCGCGCCGCCGAGCAGGTCCATCAGCAGCGCGGGATCGGTGTCCTCACCCAGTTCTCCGCGTTCGCGGGCGCGGTCGAAGATGGGCAGCTCCTGGCTGAGCCGGTCGCCGAAGAAGGCGCCAAGCACGTCGGCCAGCTCCGGCCGGTGCAGGGCCGCGCTCAGCGCCGCCGCCGCGATCGCCCCGGTCTTCGCGCCGGTGAGCAGGCGGTTCACCTGGCGCAGCAACGATTCCAGGTCACCACGAAGCGATCCGGTGTCCGGAATGGACAGTTCGAAGACGCGGGCGTCGAGCAGGGCCGCGCCGAGCAGCGCGTCCTTCGACGGCCACCAGCGGTACAGCGTGGTCTTGTTCACCCCCGAGCGCGCAGCGACGCCCTCCACGGTCAGCCCGTCGTAACCGAGTTCCGTGAGCAGTTCCAGCGTCGCGGCGAAGATCTCCTGCGCCCGCCGCGGCCCGCGCCCTTCCGGCATCGCCGTCCTCCCGCCTGTTGTGGTTAACATAGCAACGCAACGGTGCGTTGCGTTTACTGGGAGGGCGGGGAAATGGCACACGAGGTGGCACGGGTACCGAAGGCGGCGACGCTGGGCTTGTTCGGCGCGTGGCTGGTGCACGACCTGGAGGAACTGGCCACCATGCCGATCTGGGCCGGGGTCTCGCGCGAGCACGCCGCGGTGGCGATCGGCCTGATGGGCGGGGTGGTCGCGGCGGCGTCGGTGGCCGGCGCGGTCACCGGTGGCCGGAGCCGGTTCTATCAGAGCGCGCTGACCGGATTCGGCGCGCACGGCTGGGTGCACCTGGCCGCGTCGGCGGCCACGCGCGGTTACGCGCCGGGGGTGGCGACTTCGCCACTGGTGGTGATCCCGTTCGCGGCATGGGCGCGCAAGCGTTTGCGGGCGGCCGGGATCGAGCCGGAAACCTCGTGGGCCGGGCTGGCGCTGCTGCCCGTGCTGCTCGGCGCGGTGCACGGTACGGCCGTATTGGTGACTCGGGGCACCAAAGCGCGGCGCGCGTCGTTGACCCGGTGACAACACTGACAACACTGTTATCGAACCAAAGGGGCGACGATGGCGGCAGTCGTGGAACCGGTCCGGCTCGACAACGCGTTCATGCAGGATCCGCACGCGATGGCGGAGATCTTCCGCCGTGAAGGCCCGGCACGGCAGGTGGTGATGCCCCGCGGCCTGCGCGGCTGGGTGATCACCGGGTACCACGAGGCCAGGGCGCTGCTCG
The genomic region above belongs to Amycolatopsis sp. YIM 10 and contains:
- a CDS encoding FtsX-like permease family protein translates to MIRDLMLGLRLAVGGGRMSGQALLRLVMTTIGVALVVAILLPAASVGNVVSEYDARTSANKEVTDPRPGVDPLYSYGWYTELDDDYLATHVIAASGPSSPVPPGLDRIPAPGELFVSPAAAELLAGPKGDSLRARVPGTVVGEIGKAGLSDAGDLKFYLGATVERLSQTDGVEQVTGFGVPADGFMLDATTALLLAPIVVALLLPLLIFVTTASRMGAAQRERRLAALRLLGVDARQVRRIAAAESLLGAIAGLVVGTALFAALRPLIGQLDLFGMKLFPEDFVPSWPLAVAIALLVPGLAVGAAIFGLRRTIVEPLGVVRQSKPIKRRMWWRWTITGLGALLMVLTLFAEERDNSDAVGMALSVGSGLLLIGVAALLPWAVEKVVRGLRGGTPSLQFAVRRLQMDGGTASRVVSGLVVVLAGTILVQTLLVSLTAGDNENYGWQPPQAQAAEIWTDGAHADEVRQRLAGVPGLTGVHEVTQTSLRQPGSERHGTSVEIGNCAALRTMANLPSCEDGDVFAVGVPESSSQPSRAVPTGELQFVEYQNGDPQPGPMWTVPAQIRTVPGDQAVRTASGNLLITPGALGSVVPPGGSITFSVSGPGDTNAVIDRAAAALSPLAWDVNVRAVQQPSTMSAQLDQRTGTFRAALMAASAFVLSVAALSLLMLSIEQIVERRRPLAALSASGVPLSVLARGSLWQNAIPVLVGVGLAIVAGLGLTVPTLRYVGLPFTLDVGLLATMAGAAVLAVLVTTALTWPLLRQVTRLDGLRAE
- a CDS encoding D-alanyl-D-alanine carboxypeptidase family protein; this encodes MDSRNGDATNRADAISSELRGPIEDANAAVVEQQRAQRDRNSQTASNWKAYTDRLAAAGIKPPSAAALADPAKLPAGLRPLAGSGGPQAGVAESSVDGQRILVLPEETIDAVTAGIGALGKPYVPKDGGEGPVAYSCDGLVRSVFSGAGLPLSGSAGEQLAAGKPVPLADAQPGDLVFIGPAKYGVQSVGVVLDSRTMLAADARLAGVVVADMPAGDSVLGVVRPALGTREPAPVPQRASGELTWRCGGVELPPAAPGTDQAAGAWGGFPNGLIPAGALCPIGIGSHVLRCDAAQTFAALSEAFAGTFRRPLCVTDSYRTFAGQVDLYRRKPSLAAVPGTSNHGWGLAVDMCGGVQSFGTPEYGWLAANARSYGWVNPGWAQPGRGREEPWHWEFVGR
- a CDS encoding maleylpyruvate isomerase N-terminal domain-containing protein, producing MAGAEDVETAVGLALATLGEAAPEKWENPAGTLTWTCWETAEHLADDLFAYAAQLGLRRPPVDRYVPYEMIRRRPEAPDGVVFADRSAGPDGLLQVLETCGALLAAMVRTAPPTARCFHSLGTADAAGAAAMGVVEVLVHTHDLAAGLGLPWTPPEDLCDRTLRRLFPDAPTGTPRWATLLWATGRGELAGRPRLESWRWDSSIRD
- a CDS encoding NlpC/P60 family protein, which produces MQSHPVKRVVSGALAATAVIAAVTLAQAPATATPILAPQQPPSSESEALKKYRELAEQAEKLNEDHLNAIEDEKAKQGELDKANQDLEAAKQTESTASADIERYRVDVDKFAGASFTSGAQLNKMSALLTGNSAQDFLDRSSALDVLATDQNNVLQGYAGSLKQAADARQLATDAQGRAQAAKDEASRLKSDIEQRKKSLEDQKDKLEDAYGNLSDGDKAAQKDTGEDVGPIKAPGAAAQTAVDAAMGKRGKPYSWGATGPNSFDCSGLTGWAYKQAGISLPRTSKAQSTFGKSIPRDQLQPGDLVFYNSPVSHVGIYIGGGNMVHAPTTGDVVKVSPLQKNYVGARRVA
- a CDS encoding glycosyltransferase family 4 protein, with amino-acid sequence MRRTLLLTNDFPPRHGGIQAYLHSLAKLVPADDLVVYAPAWRGDAEFDAAAPFEVVRHPTSLMLPTPGVLRRAKQIMRARECEAVWFGAAAPLALLGHPLRAAGAQRVLASTHGHEVGWSMLPAARQALRRIGDTADVVTFVSEYTRNRFAAAFGPMAGLEHLPSGVDPELFRPDPVARESIRKRYGLGDRPTVVCVSRLVPRKGQDMLVLAMLELRKRVPDVALLLVGGGPYRAKLAGLVDSLDLGDDVVLTGSVPWEELPAHYTAGDVFAMPARTRGKGLDVEGLGIVYLEASATGLPVVAGRSGGAPETVLDEVTGHVVDGRDLMQLVETLAALLNDPARARRMGEAGREWVSRSWRWDVLAKRLETMLAGDPIAAIR
- a CDS encoding sigma-70 family RNA polymerase sigma factor; amino-acid sequence: MDDFEAHRAHLRAVAYRMLGSVAEAEDAVQEAWLRLNRLEGAIDNLGGWLHTVVSRICLDMLRARKARREEPLDDLPEPGWAREDPETEAVLADSVGRALLVVLDTLTPAERIAFVLHDLFAVPFDRIAPIVDRSPVTAKKLASRARQRLRGNPAAPAGELAARRKIVEAFLSASRDGDLDALLTVLAPDAIRRADPGALPPGVPAEVRGAKAVAEGVLVFGRRAHLAEVALVNGEIGVVVAPAGRLALVLTFTFDGDRIAGYEVIASPRRLAALELAVSG
- a CDS encoding uridine kinase produces the protein MPERRYRPISPDVLAREITERIVDGPITRVAFDGAGEAPGVLADAVAELLRPHGKQALRVSTKDFLRAASLRFERGKRDPDARYDDWLDVGALRREVLDPAGPGGTGLALPALWDAERDRATRLDRVPLLPGAVVLVDGELLLGHGLPFDFTAHLLLSPGALTRRLPPEEHWALPAFERYDTEVAPGEFADVVVRMDDPKHPALIERT
- a CDS encoding TetR/AcrR family transcriptional regulator: MPEGRGPRRAQEIFAATLELLTELGYDGLTVEGVAARSGVNKTTLYRWWPSKDALLGAALLDARVFELSIPDTGSLRGDLESLLRQVNRLLTGAKTGAIAAAALSAALHRPELADVLGAFFGDRLSQELPIFDRARERGELGEDTDPALLMDLLGGALWMRALIRQEAPRPGFVREIVDVVLRGASIA
- a CDS encoding HXXEE domain-containing protein, with product MAHEVARVPKAATLGLFGAWLVHDLEELATMPIWAGVSREHAAVAIGLMGGVVAAASVAGAVTGGRSRFYQSALTGFGAHGWVHLAASAATRGYAPGVATSPLVVIPFAAWARKRLRAAGIEPETSWAGLALLPVLLGAVHGTAVLVTRGTKARRASLTR